In Streptomyces alboniger, the following are encoded in one genomic region:
- the lepB gene encoding signal peptidase I, which yields MGSRGRTRTAGHRADTRLPTGSRPTSGPVLPGRADRRRLARKVKRRRRRSAIKEIPLLIGVALLIALVLKTFLVQAFVIPSGSMEQTIRIGDRVLVDKLTPWFGAKPERGDVVVFKDPGNWLEEEQGRKKDDPVVVKQVKEGLTQIGLLPSDSERDLIKRVIGVGGDTVKCCDKNDKVTVNGTPLDEPYIHPGDKPSAFEFEVKVPEGRLFMMGDHRSDSADSRFHRTEKFAGTIAEDQVVGRALVIAWPLGHWRKLEEPDTYASVPDARTGSDAATGVSHRVAHGDRYGLIRLPTPAELPLVMGVVGLHRIWGRRRHGLRSGCGGFGGRRTIRTRGARGAAGAIRRAGRRGRRGRYAPRE from the coding sequence ATGGGTAGCCGCGGGCGGACGCGCACCGCGGGCCACCGTGCCGATACCCGGCTGCCCACCGGGTCCCGGCCGACCAGCGGGCCCGTCCTGCCGGGCCGGGCCGACCGGCGCAGGCTCGCGAGGAAGGTCAAGCGGCGCAGGCGGCGCTCGGCGATCAAGGAGATACCCCTCCTCATAGGTGTGGCGCTGCTCATAGCGCTCGTCCTGAAGACCTTCCTGGTGCAGGCCTTCGTGATCCCCTCGGGCTCCATGGAGCAGACGATCCGCATCGGGGACCGGGTCCTGGTCGACAAGCTCACCCCCTGGTTCGGAGCGAAGCCGGAACGCGGCGATGTCGTCGTCTTCAAGGACCCCGGCAACTGGCTCGAAGAGGAACAGGGCAGGAAGAAGGACGACCCGGTGGTCGTCAAGCAGGTCAAGGAAGGCCTGACCCAGATCGGTCTGCTGCCCTCCGACAGCGAGCGGGACCTGATCAAGCGCGTGATCGGCGTCGGCGGCGACACCGTGAAGTGCTGCGACAAGAACGACAAGGTCACCGTCAACGGCACCCCGCTCGACGAGCCCTACATCCACCCCGGCGACAAGCCCTCGGCCTTCGAGTTCGAGGTGAAGGTCCCCGAGGGACGCCTCTTCATGATGGGCGACCACCGCAGCGACTCGGCCGACTCCCGCTTCCACCGCACGGAGAAGTTCGCCGGCACCATCGCCGAGGACCAGGTCGTCGGGCGCGCCCTTGTCATCGCCTGGCCCCTAGGCCACTGGCGCAAGCTGGAGGAGCCGGACACGTACGCGTCCGTACCCGACGCGCGTACGGGGTCGGACGCCGCCACAGGCGTGTCGCATAGGGTGGCTCATGGCGATCGATACGGATTGATCCGACTCCCGACCCCTGCGGAACTCCCGCTCGTTATGGGAGTGGTGGGCCTGCATCGCATCTGGGGCAGGCGGCGGCACGGACTGAGGAGTGGATGTGGGGGATTTGGCGGTCGGCGCACGATCCGGACACGAGGGGCCCGAGGAGCGGCCGGGGCGATCCGACGAGCCGGGCGTCGAGGCCGCCGCGGGCGGTACGCACCTCGGGAGTGA